Genomic segment of Deltaproteobacteria bacterium:
CCGTGCCCGTGGTCGTGCTGGGCACCTTCGCCGTCCTGGGTCTTTTGGGCTACTCCATCAACATGCTGACCATGTTCGCCATGGTCCTGGCCATCGGGCTTCTGGTTGACGACGCCATCGTGGTCGTGGAGAACGTGGAGCGGGTCATGCAGGACGAGGGTCTATCCCCCCGCGAGGCCACCCGGAAATCCATGGAGGAGATCACCAGCGCCCTGATCGGCATCGGCCTGGTCCTTTCGGCCGTGTTCGGCCCTATGGCCTTTTTCGGCGGCTCCACCGGGGTCATCTACCGCCAGTTCTCGGTGACGGTCATCGCCGCCATGCTCCTCTCTGTTCTGGTGGCCCTCATCCTGACCCCGGTTCTCTGCGCCTCGCTCCTGAAACCCGTGCCCAAGGGCCACGACACCTCCGAGGCCGGATTTTTTCTGTTCCGGCCCTTCTTCCGGTACTTCAATCTGTCCTTCAACTGGATCCGGGATCGCTACACGGCCGTGGTCGGCCACATCCTGGGCCGCAAGCTCCGCTATCTCCTTGTCTATCTGCTCATCGTGGGCGGTCTGATCCATCTCTTTCAGCGCATGCCCACGGCCTACCTGCCCGACGAGGACCAGGGGATCATGATGATCCAGGTCCAGCTTCCCTCGGGGGCCACCCGGGAGCTGACCGATGCCGTCATCGACGAGGTCCGGACCTATTTTTTGGAGGAGGAAAGCGAGGCGGTGGAGGCCGTTCTGACCCTCTCGGGCCGGAGCTTTTCCGGGGCCGGGCAAAATCTGGGCATGGGGTTCGTCCGTCTCAAGGACTGGACAGAGCGCCAGCGGCCGGACCTGAAGGTGGACGCCCTGGCCGGCCGGGCCATGGGCCGGTTCGCGAGGATTCGCAACGCCCGGGTCTTTGCCTTTGCCCCGCCGGCGGTCATCGAGCTGGGCACCTCCAAGGGCTTCGACCTCCAGCTCCAGGATCGTGGCGGCATGGGTCACGAAGCCCTCATGGAGGCCCGGAACACTCTGCTCGGCAAGGCGGCCGGCGACGAACGCCTGACCCGGGTCCGGCCCAACGGCATGGAGGATGTCCCGGAATTTCGTGTGGACGTGGACTGGGACAAGGCCGGAGCCTTGGGTGTGTCCATCGACGCCATCCACCACACAATTTCCGCGGCCTTCGGCAGTTCCTATGTCAACGACTTCATCCAGGGCGGACGAGTCAAACGGGTCTATGTCCAGGCCGACGCCCCATACAGAATGTTGCCCAGCGACATCGACCGTCTCTTTGTCCGCAACGCCGCTGGAGGCATGACCCCGTTTTCGGCGTTCGCCACCGGCTCTTGGGAGTACGGGGCACCGAGGCTTGAGCGCTTCAACGCCTTTCCGTCCATGAACATCCTGGGAGAGGCCGCTCCGGGCCGAAGCACCGGCGAGGCCATGCAGGCCCTGGAGGAGATCGTGGCCGACCTGCCCCGGGACATCGGTCACGACTGGAGCGGCATCTCCTATCAGGAGCGCATGGCCACGGCCCAGACCGGGCTCCTCTACGCTTTTTCCATGATCGTCATCTTTCTCTGTCTGGCCGCTCTCTACGAGAGCTGGACCGTGCCTTTTGCCATCATGCTTGCCCTACCCCTGGGGGTCATCGGCGGGATTCTGGCCTCCACCTGGCGGGGATTTCCCAACGACGTCTATTTTCAGATCGGACTTTTGACTGTGCTCGGCCTGACCACCAAGAACGCCATCCTCATCGTCCAGTTCGCCATGGCCAAGGTGGCCGAGGGAGCCGGTCTTGTAGAGGCCACCCTGGAAGGGGCCAGGCTCCGCCTGCGGCCTATCGTCATGACCTCCCTGGCCTTCGGATTCGGAGTTCTGCCCCTGGCCTTGGCCAGCGGCGCCGGGGCCGGGGCCCAGACGGCCATCGGCACCGGAGTTTTGGGTGGCATGGTCACGGCCACCTTCCTGGCCATCTTTTTCATTCCCCTCTTCTACGTGACCGTGGTCAGGATCTTCGGACGGAAGGGGATGGGGCGGTCCGCCGGAAAGGACGGCCGGGTCAAAGAGAGCGGGGGCTCCTGACCCGGGCCAAAGGGGGACTCCCTTGGGCACCTGAAGGAGGTCATGGCCGATGATCCAGGTCACAAAGGATGTTTCCATCCCCGACGCGGAGGTCGAGATCCAGGCCATTCGGGCCTCGGGTCCGGGAGGCCAGAACGTGAACAAGGTGGCCTCGGGCATTCACCTCTTTTTCGATGTCGGGGCCTCGTCCCTGCCCGAGACCGTCAAACAGGGGCTCCTGGCCCTGAGCGACCGCCGGATCACCAGGGACGGAGTGGTCGTGATCAAGGCCGTCAGGCATCGGACCCAGGAGCAGAACCGGGACGACGCCATGAGCAGACTTCGGGAGTTCATCTTGGAGGCGATGGTGGAGCGGGCCCCTCGCAGGCCGACCAGGCCGCCCAGGTCGGCGGCCAAAAAGCGACTGGAAACGAAGAGCAGGGTCGGTCGGCTGAAAAAGTGGAGAAGGGCGGTGGATTCGGAGGATTGAGGCTTGCGGGCGAAAGCACAGCTGGAGCGTGTTTCGATGTGTCAACACATCTTTTTAGAGTTCGTTCAGCCCCTTTTCCCATTCCTTGCACAATTAAAAAAATAGCCAAGTGTTTGCCAATACTTCAAGAAAATCCCCGCC
This window contains:
- a CDS encoding efflux RND transporter permease subunit, with the translated sequence MSKFFLDRPVFAWVIAIIIMLAGGLAIHNLPISQYPPIAPPSIAIDAFYPGASAETVENSVVQIIEQKMTGFDKLLYMTAVSDSSGSGRLELTFAPGTDPDLAWSQVQNKLQLAMASLPDVVQRQGVKVSKSTRNYLMIVGLVSEDGSMDGNDLRDYAQSNVEKVLARVPGVGEVESFGGQYAMRIWLDPDRLTKYGLTIADVIAALRSYNVEISAGQFGAAPAVEGQRLNASINVQTLLKTPEEFEAVPLRIGPDGATVRVGDVGRAELGTERYETEALHNGLPAAAMAVRQAAGANALDTADAIRDKMEELAQFFPPGMKVIYPYDTTPFIEVAIDEVVQVLFEAIFLVFVVMFLFLGNFRATIIPTLAVPVVVLGTFAVLGLLGYSINMLTMFAMVLAIGLLVDDAIVVVENVERVMQDEGLSPREATRKSMEEITSALIGIGLVLSAVFGPMAFFGGSTGVIYRQFSVTVIAAMLLSVLVALILTPVLCASLLKPVPKGHDTSEAGFFLFRPFFRYFNLSFNWIRDRYTAVVGHILGRKLRYLLVYLLIVGGLIHLFQRMPTAYLPDEDQGIMMIQVQLPSGATRELTDAVIDEVRTYFLEEESEAVEAVLTLSGRSFSGAGQNLGMGFVRLKDWTERQRPDLKVDALAGRAMGRFARIRNARVFAFAPPAVIELGTSKGFDLQLQDRGGMGHEALMEARNTLLGKAAGDERLTRVRPNGMEDVPEFRVDVDWDKAGALGVSIDAIHHTISAAFGSSYVNDFIQGGRVKRVYVQADAPYRMLPSDIDRLFVRNAAGGMTPFSAFATGSWEYGAPRLERFNAFPSMNILGEAAPGRSTGEAMQALEEIVADLPRDIGHDWSGISYQERMATAQTGLLYAFSMIVIFLCLAALYESWTVPFAIMLALPLGVIGGILASTWRGFPNDVYFQIGLLTVLGLTTKNAILIVQFAMAKVAEGAGLVEATLEGARLRLRPIVMTSLAFGFGVLPLALASGAGAGAQTAIGTGVLGGMVTATFLAIFFIPLFYVTVVRIFGRKGMGRSAGKDGRVKESGGS
- a CDS encoding aminoacyl-tRNA hydrolase gives rise to the protein MIQVTKDVSIPDAEVEIQAIRASGPGGQNVNKVASGIHLFFDVGASSLPETVKQGLLALSDRRITRDGVVVIKAVRHRTQEQNRDDAMSRLREFILEAMVERAPRRPTRPPRSAAKKRLETKSRVGRLKKWRRAVDSED